The following proteins come from a genomic window of Halorussus halophilus:
- a CDS encoding non-histone chromosomal MC1 family protein has protein sequence MVREDGKRNFALRGSNGDEESVFSGNTPRQAALKAARRLDPASSEDSADRTELRLREKGTDKVHIYEGWAWHETAPDDKPDWMPNEITEANVSKQGIEHLDE, from the coding sequence ATGGTACGTGAGGACGGTAAGCGAAACTTCGCACTGCGCGGTTCGAACGGAGACGAGGAGAGCGTCTTTTCGGGGAACACTCCTCGACAAGCAGCACTGAAAGCTGCCCGGCGTCTCGACCCGGCTTCCTCGGAAGACTCCGCGGATCGAACCGAACTACGCCTTCGAGAGAAGGGGACCGACAAGGTCCACATCTACGAGGGTTGGGCGTGGCACGAGACTGCTCCCGACGACAAGCCGGATTGGATGCCCAACGAGATTACCGAAGCCAACGTCTCGAAGCAGGGTATCGAACACCTCGATGAGTAG
- a CDS encoding quinone-dependent dihydroorotate dehydrogenase, whose amino-acid sequence MNYYELLKPLLFRLPPETAHDMVHAGLRAVQNTPVADVLRDHYTVADERLHVEAFGQQFSNPVGVAAGFDKNAEIPTALASLGFGAVEVGGVTADPQSGNLRPRMFRLREDEGIVNRMGLNNHGADVVGERLANTNAPVPVGVNLAKTETVSTEDAPADYRYTYERVAEGGDFFVVNVSCPNSEGFRDLQNRDSMEAILTELQDAGASPLLVKLSPDLPDPAVEDALDLVNELELDGVIATNTTTERPDTLQSHNRAEDGGLSGKPIEERSTEMVRFVAERVDVPVVGVGGVSTALDAYRKIRAGAHVVQLYSGLVFRGPSIARDINEGLLELLEADDFESVEDAIGADL is encoded by the coding sequence ATGAACTACTACGAGTTACTCAAACCGCTTCTCTTTAGACTCCCACCAGAGACGGCTCACGACATGGTCCACGCGGGATTACGAGCAGTACAGAACACACCAGTAGCCGACGTTCTCCGGGACCACTACACCGTTGCCGACGAACGCCTCCACGTCGAAGCGTTCGGCCAACAGTTCTCGAATCCGGTCGGCGTCGCGGCCGGGTTCGACAAGAACGCGGAGATTCCGACTGCGCTCGCGAGTCTCGGATTCGGTGCCGTCGAAGTCGGCGGCGTCACTGCAGACCCCCAATCGGGAAATCTTCGCCCGCGGATGTTTCGCCTCCGCGAAGACGAAGGCATCGTGAACCGAATGGGACTGAACAACCACGGCGCGGACGTGGTCGGCGAGCGTCTGGCGAACACGAACGCTCCCGTCCCGGTGGGCGTCAACCTCGCGAAGACCGAAACCGTCTCGACCGAAGACGCCCCGGCAGACTACCGCTACACCTACGAGCGAGTCGCAGAGGGCGGCGATTTCTTCGTCGTCAACGTCTCGTGCCCGAACTCCGAAGGGTTCCGCGACCTCCAGAACCGCGATTCGATGGAAGCCATCCTCACGGAACTACAGGACGCGGGCGCGAGTCCGCTCCTCGTGAAACTCTCACCAGACCTCCCGGACCCGGCCGTCGAGGACGCACTGGACCTCGTGAACGAACTCGAACTTGACGGCGTCATCGCCACCAACACGACGACAGAACGTCCCGATACCCTGCAGAGCCACAACCGCGCGGAGGACGGCGGTCTCTCCGGAAAACCCATCGAGGAACGTTCGACCGAGATGGTCCGGTTCGTCGCCGAACGCGTGGACGTGCCGGTCGTCGGCGTCGGCGGCGTCTCCACCGCACTCGACGCCTACAGAAAGATTCGTGCGGGCGCACACGTAGTCCAACTTTACTCTGGCCTCGTCTTCCGTGGCCCGTCCATCGCGCGCGACATCAACGAAGGCTTACTCGAACTGCTCGAAGCAGACGACTTCGAGTCTGTCGAGGACGCCATCGGCGCGGACCTCTAA
- the pheT gene encoding phenylalanine--tRNA ligase subunit beta has translation MPVVDVNPDELRELTGHDEKSDDELIDDMFALGLEYEGETEDGDLQLEFAPDRLDRLSVEGVARSLRYQYGDDRGVYVPNTNNADWTIEVDSSVPDERPYVTGAVVRGVNLDEDALDSLIQLQEKLHATMGRKRAKGAIGIHDLTMLKGRIATSEEGADARNAISYRGVEPDGDRFVPLDSDAEMTPAQVLADHPTGETYADLVSEYERYPAIYDDIGLFSFPPVINGRRTEVTTDSRDLFVELTGTDQWTIDHMCNIICYALDARGATIEEVEVEYADGPDLVRPDFEVREKTVTHERIEQMLGIDLSGEKVIDLMERSGLDATTEEVGDDEIAYEVEVPPYRVDVLHPLDIVDDVGRAYGFNDLEPRYPDVGTVGGRHDRSKLEDAAREVLVGLGFEDLLNFHMINEAENFERMGIHSEEIESGEYAKDGVVGAATPATIMEPYSEDYTMLRTWALPSLMMVLENNTHRAYPQDLAEIGLAAQVDESENTGVAEHRTVAGVLARHDASYEDAKARLQAIARNFDAGLETPPTDHPSFIDGRAASVVLDGETVGVIGEIHPEVLVEHDLELPVAAFEFRLDALE, from the coding sequence ATGCCAGTCGTAGACGTAAACCCCGACGAACTCCGCGAACTCACCGGCCACGACGAGAAGAGCGACGACGAACTCATCGACGACATGTTTGCCCTCGGACTGGAGTACGAAGGTGAAACCGAGGACGGCGACCTCCAACTGGAATTCGCGCCGGACCGACTGGATAGGCTGTCGGTCGAAGGTGTCGCGCGCTCACTTCGCTACCAGTACGGCGACGACCGGGGCGTCTACGTCCCGAACACGAACAACGCCGATTGGACTATCGAAGTCGATTCGTCGGTGCCCGACGAGCGCCCGTACGTCACAGGCGCAGTCGTCCGCGGCGTGAATCTGGACGAGGACGCACTCGACTCCCTCATCCAATTGCAGGAGAAGTTGCACGCGACGATGGGTCGAAAGCGCGCAAAGGGTGCCATCGGGATTCACGACCTGACGATGCTGAAGGGGCGTATCGCAACAAGCGAGGAGGGCGCAGACGCTCGTAACGCCATCAGTTACCGCGGTGTCGAACCCGACGGTGACCGGTTCGTCCCACTGGACTCCGACGCGGAGATGACGCCCGCACAGGTCTTGGCGGACCACCCGACCGGCGAGACGTACGCCGACCTCGTCAGCGAGTACGAGCGATATCCGGCCATCTACGACGACATCGGTCTGTTCTCGTTCCCGCCGGTCATCAACGGCCGCCGGACCGAGGTGACGACTGACTCCCGTGACCTGTTCGTCGAGTTGACCGGCACCGACCAGTGGACCATCGACCACATGTGCAACATCATCTGCTACGCGCTGGACGCCCGCGGGGCGACCATCGAAGAGGTCGAGGTCGAGTACGCTGACGGTCCCGACCTCGTTCGCCCCGACTTCGAAGTCCGGGAGAAGACGGTGACCCACGAACGCATCGAGCAGATGCTGGGCATCGACCTGAGCGGCGAGAAGGTAATCGACCTCATGGAGCGGTCGGGTCTCGACGCGACGACGGAGGAAGTTGGTGACGACGAAATTGCGTACGAGGTCGAGGTGCCGCCGTACCGCGTGGACGTGCTGCATCCGCTGGACATCGTGGACGACGTGGGTCGGGCCTACGGCTTCAACGACCTCGAACCGCGGTATCCCGATGTCGGGACGGTCGGCGGTCGCCACGACCGTTCGAAGTTGGAAGACGCCGCGCGCGAAGTGTTGGTGGGTCTCGGCTTCGAGGACCTGCTGAACTTCCACATGATAAACGAGGCAGAGAACTTCGAGCGGATGGGTATTCACTCCGAGGAAATCGAGTCCGGAGAATACGCCAAAGACGGCGTCGTTGGTGCGGCCACACCTGCGACCATCATGGAACCCTACAGCGAGGACTACACGATGCTCCGCACGTGGGCGCTCCCCTCGCTGATGATGGTCTTGGAGAACAACACCCACCGGGCGTATCCGCAGGACCTCGCCGAAATAGGTCTCGCAGCACAGGTAGACGAGTCGGAGAACACGGGCGTCGCCGAGCATCGAACGGTGGCAGGCGTCCTTGCGCGTCACGACGCCTCCTACGAGGACGCGAAGGCTCGACTTCAGGCCATCGCGCGCAACTTCGACGCCGGACTGGAGACACCGCCGACCGACCATCCGAGTTTCATCGACGGCCGCGCTGCGTCCGTCGTGCTCGACGGCGAGACTGTCGGCGTCATTGGCGAGATTCACCCCGAGGTGCTGGTCGAACACGACCTCGAACTGCCAGTCGCGGCGTTCGAGTTCCGACTGGACGCGTTAGAATAG
- the pheS gene encoding phenylalanine--tRNA ligase subunit alpha, with amino-acid sequence MKLPESQVAVLQAADANEAQTIDQLADETGLKPETVTGAAFELESEGLLAVAESVEERISLTDEAEEYLEDLLPEIRLYEAALDAGADDEAVQMGRVIGQSGLEGPQVDIALSNYARKGYGVIDSGEITANADADPENDEEAAALSALELGEPVADEDVLDQLESRGLIEISESTVRSVTLSDDGVTALMEGVEAAQTVGQLTPEMLTSGEWADVEFAEYNVEADAERLDGGKTHILRQTANQVKDTLVGMGFQEMEGPHADAEFWINDCLFMPQDHPARTHWDQFALSNPREIDSLPEELVEKVEQAHREGVGEDGEGYHSPWTEKVARGIDLRGHTTSLSMRYLSGYAEGDLEPPQRRFSVEKVYRNDTLDPTHLLEFYQIEGWVMAEDLSVRDLMGTFEEFYAQFGITDIEFKPHYNPYTEPSFELFGTHPTTGEMVEIGNSGMFREEVLEPLGVECDVMAWGLALERLLMLMYGFEDIRDVHGTLCDLELLRDTEVLH; translated from the coding sequence ATGAAACTACCAGAGTCACAGGTCGCGGTACTACAGGCCGCGGACGCGAACGAAGCACAGACGATAGACCAATTGGCCGACGAGACCGGTCTCAAACCGGAAACTGTCACTGGGGCCGCCTTCGAACTCGAATCCGAAGGTCTCCTCGCCGTCGCCGAATCCGTCGAGGAGCGCATCTCCCTCACCGACGAGGCAGAGGAGTACCTCGAAGACCTCCTCCCAGAAATTCGGCTCTACGAGGCCGCCCTCGACGCAGGAGCGGACGACGAAGCCGTGCAGATGGGCCGGGTTATCGGACAGTCCGGTCTCGAAGGCCCGCAGGTGGACATCGCGCTGTCGAACTACGCCCGGAAGGGATACGGCGTCATCGACAGCGGCGAGATTACGGCGAACGCAGACGCAGACCCCGAGAACGACGAGGAAGCCGCCGCGCTATCCGCGCTCGAACTCGGCGAACCGGTCGCCGACGAGGACGTGTTGGACCAGTTGGAGAGTCGCGGTCTCATCGAAATTTCCGAATCGACCGTCCGCTCGGTGACGCTGAGCGACGACGGCGTGACCGCGCTGATGGAGGGCGTCGAAGCCGCCCAGACGGTCGGCCAACTCACACCCGAGATGCTCACCTCCGGCGAGTGGGCGGACGTGGAATTCGCCGAGTACAACGTCGAAGCCGACGCCGAACGCCTGGACGGTGGGAAGACTCACATCCTGCGCCAGACCGCGAATCAGGTCAAAGACACCCTCGTGGGAATGGGCTTCCAAGAGATGGAAGGCCCACACGCGGACGCGGAATTCTGGATCAACGACTGTCTGTTCATGCCTCAAGACCACCCCGCGCGAACTCACTGGGACCAGTTCGCGCTGTCGAATCCACGGGAAATCGACTCGCTTCCCGAAGAACTCGTGGAGAAGGTCGAGCAGGCGCACCGCGAGGGTGTCGGCGAGGACGGCGAAGGATACCACTCGCCGTGGACCGAGAAAGTCGCACGGGGTATCGACCTACGAGGTCACACCACCTCGCTGTCGATGCGCTACCTCTCGGGCTACGCCGAGGGCGACCTTGAACCGCCACAGCGTCGGTTCAGCGTCGAGAAGGTGTACCGCAACGACACGCTCGATCCGACGCACCTGCTGGAGTTCTACCAGATAGAAGGCTGGGTCATGGCCGAAGACTTGTCGGTACGCGACCTGATGGGCACTTTCGAGGAGTTCTACGCCCAGTTCGGTATCACCGACATCGAGTTCAAGCCCCACTACAACCCCTACACGGAACCGAGCTTCGAGTTGTTCGGCACACACCCCACGACCGGCGAGATGGTCGAAATCGGGAACTCGGGCATGTTCCGCGAGGAAGTGCTGGAACCGCTCGGCGTCGAGTGCGACGTGATGGCGTGGGGACTCGCCCTAGAGCGACTGCTCATGCTGATGTACGGCTTCGAAGACATCCGCGACGTGCACGGGACGCTGTGTGACCTCGAACTGCTGCGGGACACGGAGGTGCTTCACTGA
- a CDS encoding aspartate kinase codes for MRVVAKFGGTSLGSGDRINRAADSIAAAVAEGHEIAVVASAMGNTTDDLLEEIQFDAADPDRAEIVSMGERTSVRMLKAALSARGVEAIFLEPGSDRWPVFTDELGEVDAERTKEAAADLAADLDNVVPVITGFLAEGAEGGVTTLGRGGSDTTAVMLGNYMSADEVVIVTDVEGVMTGDPHVVEGARNVAEISVDELRNLSFRGAEVVAPSALSYKSDRLDVRVVHYQHGDLLGGGTNVVGEFESLIDMREEPLACLTVAGRAMRNRPGILSELSSALGDSDINVDAVASGMDSITFYVDETVAERAENILHQEVIDEGTLSSVTVDDDVAVIRVMGGELPNQPGIISGLVNPLAEAHINIHDLITSATSVALFVAWDDRERTLEIIQDHLS; via the coding sequence ATGCGCGTAGTCGCAAAGTTCGGCGGCACGAGTCTCGGCAGTGGCGACCGAATCAATCGCGCGGCCGACTCTATCGCCGCGGCCGTCGCCGAGGGACACGAAATCGCGGTCGTCGCGAGTGCGATGGGTAACACCACCGACGACCTGCTCGAAGAGATTCAGTTCGACGCGGCCGACCCCGACCGCGCCGAAATTGTCAGCATGGGCGAACGAACCAGCGTCCGGATGCTGAAAGCCGCCCTCTCGGCGCGCGGCGTCGAAGCTATCTTCCTCGAACCGGGGAGCGACCGCTGGCCGGTGTTCACGGACGAACTCGGTGAAGTAGACGCCGAGCGGACGAAAGAAGCCGCGGCAGACCTCGCGGCAGATCTTGACAACGTCGTTCCGGTCATCACCGGTTTCCTCGCCGAAGGGGCAGAAGGCGGCGTGACGACGCTCGGTCGCGGTGGGTCCGACACGACGGCCGTGATGCTCGGCAACTACATGTCCGCCGACGAAGTCGTCATCGTCACCGACGTGGAGGGTGTCATGACCGGTGACCCCCATGTGGTCGAAGGTGCGCGAAACGTCGCCGAAATATCGGTGGACGAACTGCGAAACCTCTCGTTCCGCGGTGCGGAAGTCGTCGCACCCAGTGCGCTCTCGTACAAGAGCGACCGACTCGACGTCCGAGTCGTCCACTACCAGCACGGCGATTTGTTGGGCGGCGGGACGAACGTCGTCGGCGAGTTCGAGAGCCTCATCGACATGCGCGAGGAACCGCTGGCCTGCCTGACCGTGGCTGGTCGGGCCATGCGAAATCGGCCGGGCATCCTCTCGGAACTATCGAGTGCGCTCGGTGACAGCGACATCAACGTCGATGCAGTCGCGAGTGGGATGGACTCCATCACCTTCTACGTGGACGAGACGGTCGCCGAACGCGCCGAAAACATCCTCCATCAGGAAGTCATCGACGAGGGCACGCTGTCGAGTGTCACCGTGGACGACGACGTGGCGGTCATCCGGGTGATGGGTGGCGAACTGCCGAATCAACCGGGTATCATCAGCGGTCTGGTCAATCCGCTGGCGGAGGCCCACATCAACATCCACGACCTCATCACCAGCGCGACCAGCGTCGCGCTGTTCGTGGCGTGGGACGACAGGGAACGGACCTTAGAGATTATTCAAGACCACCTGTCGTGA
- a CDS encoding ATPase domain-containing protein, giving the protein MVDADAPESGDSSLNDAEETEPGETDPDLCDFCRLPRSKESVILERDGATYEFCSEACRTAMKESDRVFTEYHGFRRFETGVAGFDNSLPQGLPRNSFVLLSGSSGTRETALLAELVWRALQREEPAVVVTFTEPPISVVEQFLSLDWNILPYLEDGQIHIADCFTYRVSERSRMFERMNEWNRHLLQITEDVTETIRDPSDVSELQNKLDNCLEGLEMSDRGVVVIDSLTEFGTLVQPVQAYNFVKDIRADICKGRFVPIFAGATYTGNEETFPHDLGYAVDGVVDLELNGTIVKDTLLKRLRIRKMSGVLAIPEWTTYEFTAGKGLVTFDPIAEMDDTYDDGSDEESGGPDQPSDAPESAETTQPPDDGGRVRPPGDGRGESSHDRKQ; this is encoded by the coding sequence ATGGTTGACGCGGACGCTCCTGAATCGGGCGACTCTTCCCTCAACGACGCGGAGGAGACCGAGCCCGGCGAAACCGACCCGGACCTCTGTGACTTCTGCCGACTGCCGCGTTCGAAGGAGTCGGTCATCCTCGAACGCGACGGGGCGACGTACGAGTTCTGTTCCGAAGCGTGTCGCACCGCGATGAAAGAGAGCGACCGCGTCTTCACCGAGTACCACGGCTTTCGGCGCTTCGAGACGGGCGTCGCGGGGTTCGACAACTCGCTTCCACAGGGGTTGCCTCGGAACTCCTTCGTCCTCCTCTCGGGCAGTTCCGGAACCCGTGAGACGGCACTGTTGGCCGAACTCGTCTGGCGCGCGCTCCAGCGCGAGGAACCCGCCGTCGTCGTCACCTTCACTGAGCCACCGATTTCGGTAGTCGAGCAGTTCCTCTCGTTGGACTGGAATATATTGCCGTATCTCGAAGACGGACAAATCCACATCGCCGATTGTTTCACCTATCGAGTGAGCGAGCGCAGTCGGATGTTCGAGCGCATGAACGAGTGGAACCGCCACCTCTTGCAGATTACCGAGGACGTGACCGAGACGATTCGAGACCCTAGCGACGTGAGCGAACTTCAGAACAAACTCGACAACTGCTTGGAGGGGTTGGAGATGAGCGACCGAGGCGTCGTCGTCATCGACTCGCTGACGGAGTTCGGCACGCTCGTCCAACCGGTGCAGGCGTACAACTTCGTCAAGGACATCCGCGCAGACATCTGCAAGGGTCGGTTCGTCCCCATCTTCGCTGGCGCGACCTACACCGGTAACGAAGAGACGTTCCCTCACGACTTGGGGTACGCCGTGGACGGCGTCGTGGACCTCGAACTGAACGGCACCATCGTGAAGGACACGCTGCTCAAGCGACTCCGAATCCGGAAGATGAGCGGCGTTCTGGCCATCCCGGAGTGGACCACCTACGAGTTCACCGCTGGAAAAGGACTCGTCACCTTCGACCCGATAGCGGAGATGGACGACACCTACGACGACGGGTCTGACGAAGAGTCGGGCGGTCCCGACCAACCGTCGGACGCTCCCGAGTCGGCCGAGACGACCCAACCACCGGACGACGGCGGACGCGTTCGTCCACCTGGCGATGGGCGCGGGGAATCGAGTCACGACAGAAAGCAGTAG
- a CDS encoding DNA-directed DNA polymerase II small subunit, whose translation MPLETPVRIVSELTSRGYNADREAVTLIAGTDDPTAAVEAVVENAPEDALILSASHVRSVLAELDQNGATGNNNGTTANNATSRETTSSSSTTSSSNGANSGEISATSSTSPPETKGVESGGSSASGRSSGPDSGATTDVTRPDESVRNPDFDARSLEVMEDITGESTGTGEYKDFVSVFRDRFQRLSKQLRSRVNARPTSAIQKMPGGGDTAIVGMVSDIRSTASGHWLIELEDTSGTYPCLVMKDRDFADAVDELLHDEVIAVEGTLSDDNDDGDGILFVDDLYFPDVPRTYKPNTADRHVQAALISDVHVGSQEFMADAWSSFADWLHTEEAERIEYLLVAGDMVEGVGVYPNQDDELDIIDIYDQYEQFSEYLKEVPGDMEILMIPGNHDAVRLAEPQPGFDEELRDIMSAHDARITGNPSMVDVEGVNILMYHGVSLDEVIAELPEEKASYDEPHKAMYQLLKKRHVAPQFGGKTRLAPEEKDYLVMDEVPDVFHTGHVHKLGWGKYHNVLAVNSGCWQAQTEFQKSVNIDPDAGFAPILDLDTLDMTVRQFS comes from the coding sequence GTGCCGCTGGAGACGCCGGTTCGTATCGTCAGTGAACTCACCAGTCGCGGTTACAACGCCGACCGCGAAGCGGTGACACTCATCGCAGGTACAGACGACCCCACCGCCGCGGTGGAGGCCGTCGTGGAGAACGCACCCGAGGACGCATTGATACTCTCGGCGTCTCACGTTCGCTCCGTACTGGCCGAACTGGACCAGAACGGAGCGACTGGAAACAACAACGGAACGACTGCAAACAACGCCACTTCGCGTGAAACTACCTCCAGTAGTTCGACTACCAGTAGTTCGAATGGAGCTAATTCCGGAGAAATTTCAGCGACTAGTTCTACCTCTCCACCTGAAACGAAGGGGGTCGAATCGGGCGGTTCCTCGGCCTCCGGACGGTCGAGCGGGCCAGATTCAGGCGCGACCACCGACGTAACCCGACCTGACGAATCGGTTCGGAACCCCGACTTCGACGCGCGCTCGCTAGAAGTCATGGAGGACATCACCGGTGAGAGTACGGGAACTGGCGAGTACAAGGACTTCGTCTCCGTGTTCCGCGACCGGTTCCAGCGACTCTCGAAACAGCTTCGGTCTCGGGTCAACGCTCGCCCGACGTCGGCAATCCAGAAGATGCCCGGTGGTGGTGACACCGCCATCGTCGGGATGGTCAGCGACATTCGCTCGACGGCGAGCGGTCACTGGCTAATCGAGCTAGAAGACACGAGCGGAACGTACCCTTGTCTCGTCATGAAGGACCGCGACTTCGCCGACGCGGTTGACGAACTGCTCCACGACGAGGTCATCGCAGTCGAAGGGACGCTCTCGGACGACAACGACGACGGCGACGGCATTCTGTTCGTAGACGACCTCTACTTCCCGGACGTGCCCCGCACCTACAAGCCGAACACCGCAGACCGCCACGTGCAGGCCGCGCTCATCAGCGACGTACACGTCGGTAGCCAAGAGTTCATGGCCGACGCGTGGTCGAGTTTCGCCGACTGGCTCCACACCGAGGAGGCAGAACGCATCGAGTACCTGCTCGTCGCGGGCGACATGGTCGAAGGCGTCGGCGTCTACCCGAACCAAGACGACGAACTCGACATCATCGACATCTACGACCAGTACGAGCAGTTCTCGGAGTATCTGAAGGAAGTGCCCGGCGACATGGAGATTCTGATGATTCCGGGCAACCACGACGCGGTGCGACTCGCCGAACCGCAACCCGGCTTCGACGAGGAACTTCGTGACATCATGTCGGCTCACGACGCCCGGATTACGGGGAACCCGTCGATGGTGGACGTAGAGGGCGTGAACATCCTGATGTACCACGGCGTCTCGCTGGACGAGGTCATCGCCGAGTTGCCCGAGGAGAAAGCGAGCTACGACGAACCGCACAAGGCGATGTACCAGCTACTGAAGAAGCGCCACGTCGCCCCGCAGTTCGGCGGCAAGACGCGCCTCGCACCCGAAGAGAAGGACTATCTCGTCATGGACGAGGTGCCGGACGTGTTCCACACCGGCCACGTCCACAAGTTGGGATGGGGCAAGTACCACAACGTCCTCGCGGTCAACTCGGGCTGTTGGCAGGCCCAGACGGAGTTCCAGAAGTCTGTCAACATCGACCCCGACGCCGGGTTCGCGCCGATTCTCGACCTCGACACGTTGGACATGACCGTTCGGCAGTTCAGCTAA
- a CDS encoding S24/S26 family peptidase — protein MSPPGDKSSSDDGDSSPSDSSGFAPLFYVRQFRDSDNEAVVFVREILSSAGIVLAIGLLLFAISGVWPPMVAVESPSMEPQMERGDLIFVMEEHRLAPDAATDGTGVVTYQRGQQADHQSFNKAGDVIIFRPDGSRRETPIIHRARFWVEEGENWYEKANESHLPAGVDNCEELRACPAPHAGFITKGDNNEHYDQAGGIVGEPVKPEWIRATAEVRIPWLGHLRLFFAQSSVPSEPSVSNRVPIDLVPDPEN, from the coding sequence ATGAGCCCTCCTGGAGATAAATCCTCCTCGGACGATGGCGATTCCTCCCCCTCGGACAGTAGTGGTTTCGCTCCGCTATTCTACGTGCGGCAGTTCCGCGACAGCGACAACGAGGCCGTCGTGTTCGTTCGCGAGATACTGAGTAGTGCTGGAATCGTCCTCGCCATCGGACTCCTGCTGTTCGCCATCAGTGGCGTTTGGCCTCCGATGGTCGCCGTCGAGAGTCCGAGCATGGAGCCACAGATGGAGCGTGGTGACCTGATTTTCGTCATGGAGGAACATCGTCTCGCGCCGGACGCGGCGACGGATGGGACGGGCGTCGTGACATACCAGCGAGGTCAGCAAGCGGACCACCAGAGCTTCAACAAGGCCGGAGATGTGATCATCTTCAGACCGGACGGAAGTAGGCGAGAGACGCCTATCATCCACCGTGCGCGGTTCTGGGTCGAAGAGGGAGAGAACTGGTACGAGAAGGCGAACGAGTCGCACCTTCCTGCTGGCGTCGATAACTGCGAAGAGTTGCGCGCCTGTCCTGCTCCCCACGCAGGATTCATCACGAAAGGTGACAACAACGAACACTACGACCAAGCCGGTGGCATCGTCGGCGAACCGGTCAAGCCGGAGTGGATTCGGGCCACCGCCGAGGTGAGGATTCCGTGGCTCGGTCACCTCAGGCTGTTCTTCGCGCAATCGAGCGTTCCCAGCGAGCCCTCCGTTTCGAATCGAGTGCCGATCGACCTCGTGCCGGACCCGGAAAATTGA
- a CDS encoding S26 family signal peptidase — protein sequence MSSPGDDHSSDSETRPDASERDSRRAASDGGGRSQGDHGSGPMSYVRQFRDSDNEAVVFVREMLSSAGIVLAIGLLLFAISGVWPPMVAIESGSMNPHMQKGDLVFIMEEGRLAPAAAHGDTGVVTYQRGQQTGYTKFKEPGDVIVYEPDGKSYATPIIHRARFWVDEGDNWYEMADKEYIGSNVDSCEELANCPAPNSGFITKGDANQYYDQSNRMGPISDPVEPEWIRGTAEVRIPWLGWVRLQFSGAA from the coding sequence ATGAGTTCTCCCGGTGACGACCATTCGTCGGATAGTGAGACGCGGCCCGATGCCAGCGAACGAGATTCTCGTCGGGCCGCCTCCGACGGCGGCGGACGGTCGCAGGGCGACCACGGTTCGGGTCCGATGTCGTACGTGCGGCAGTTCCGCGACAGCGACAACGAGGCCGTCGTGTTCGTCCGCGAGATGCTGAGCAGTGCTGGAATCGTCCTCGCCATCGGACTCCTGCTGTTCGCCATCAGCGGCGTCTGGCCTCCGATGGTCGCCATCGAGAGCGGTAGCATGAACCCGCACATGCAGAAAGGCGACCTCGTCTTTATCATGGAGGAAGGCCGACTCGCGCCCGCTGCGGCCCACGGCGATACCGGAGTCGTGACCTACCAGAGAGGCCAGCAAACGGGCTACACGAAGTTCAAGGAACCCGGCGACGTCATCGTCTACGAACCTGACGGCAAGAGTTACGCGACCCCGATAATCCATCGCGCGCGGTTCTGGGTGGACGAGGGCGACAACTGGTACGAGATGGCGGACAAGGAGTACATCGGTAGTAACGTGGATAGCTGCGAGGAGCTAGCGAATTGTCCCGCACCGAACTCGGGATTCATAACGAAGGGTGACGCGAACCAGTACTACGACCAGTCTAATAGGATGGGTCCGATCAGCGATCCAGTAGAACCGGAATGGATTCGCGGCACTGCCGAGGTTCGCATCCCGTGGCTCGGTTGGGTCCGACTCCAGTTCTCCGGCGCGGCGTAG